Genomic window (Kangiella profundi):
GGCTCACCACCTTTGGTGTACCATTTATCATAGAACCACACAGATCCCGCTGCACTTTGCGAACTACAATTCAGGAAACCGTCAGAACAACTGTCTAACCAGTTTTGAGTAAACTCAAGACCAACATTCTGCGAATAACCGCCACAGTAACTGTCACCGTCCCAAATTGCTGACTCTACATCGGTACCAACCACGTTAACAAAAGGTTTCGGCAAACTAGGACGCCCAGAAGTTCCATACAGCCAGTTAGCGTTATAACTCGCCATCCATGACTCCTGCTGTTGACGTACTGCATCATTTTGATAACCCAGTAACCAGCCTAGAGATTGCTCAAAAACATTACCGCTTAACACGGCTTCAGCTAATGGCGTACCGCCACTTGAAGGTGCCAACGCAATCACTTCTTTGGTTTTATTGATGATATTTGGGAAACGACTGTCCCAGGTTGGATTTGACAGGATCCAGCGCACCACATTACCTCCGTTTGAGTGGGTAATCAGGGTCATCTGGGTGATACCTTTATTATTAATGAAGTTGGTCAACTGCCCTGCAAGGCAACCTGACGCGCGACTATCCCACATGTACTGAGTAAAATCACAGTTGATTACGGTATAGTTACTTG
Coding sequences:
- a CDS encoding lipase family protein; amino-acid sequence: MAATASANVGVAFVHGTGQQSDAYNDYWTGSMIQSVIKGLPNTSNYTVINCDFTQYMWDSRASGCLAGQLTNFINNKGITQMTLITHSNGGNVVRWILSNPTWDSRFPNIINKTKEVIALAPSSGGTPLAEAVLSGNVFEQSLGWLLGYQNDAVRQQQESWMASYNANWLYGTSGRPSLPKPFVNVVGTDVESAIWDGDSYCGGYSQNVGLEFTQNWLDSCSDGFLNCSSQSAAGSVWFYDKWYTKGGEPLSHAQSRRNCFYLDSYLRNRI